The region CAGGCGGAATCATTCTGAATGTATTCGGAAATTCCATCGGCATTTGTTAGGATGATCCCAACGACTAAGGACCAATGGCCAACGACTACAGAGAGATCCCGTAGATTTCGTGGTAACTCTTCATCGCATAGCGATCGGTCATAGAAGCGATCATATCGGCCACGACCCGGCGGGGATTGCGCCGGTCGAAAAGCTCCCGCTGGGAAAAGGGAAGCAGATCCGGTTCCTCGACATAGGCACGATAGAGAGCGCGCACGCACTGCTTTCCGGCGTACATATTCCGCACGATCTTTTCGTGGCGGTAGAGGCGCTGAAAGAGCCGCTTTTTGAGGCGCTTGAGTTCTGAGCCTGTTTCGGCGGAGAAGCCGACGGGGAGAGGTTCTTCCGCGGGAATCGCGGCGCAGAGAGGTCTCTCTCCGCGATAGCGTTGGACCCCTTTTTGGGAAGCGGTAATGAAATCCTCCACCAAAAGGCGGATAAGCGAAGCGACGAAGCGATGACGGTAGAGATGATCCTCCCAAGCGACTCCTTCGCGCGCCACCATCCGGTGAACCCGATCGACGATCTCCAAACCCTCCAGATCCCCGAAACCGATCAGGCCGTATTTGATCCCGTCGTCGATATCGTGGCTGGTATAGGCGATCTCGTCGGCATGATCGACGATCATTGCCTCCAGGGAGGGGTGCCGATCCAGAGCAAAGGCTTCACGGATCCAGTCGGGGTAGAAGGGTTTGTCGTAGGGGTAGGAGTGTTTGAGAACCCCTTCGAGGGTAGCGAAGGTGAGATTGAGGCCGTCGAAGTTTTTATAGCGTTTCTCGAGGGTAGTCAAAACCCGGAAGGATTGGAAATTGTGCTCAAAACCGTTGGGGTGGCCATCCTCTTTGAGCAGGCGGTCCAGCTCGTCCCCGCCTACGTGACCGAAGGGGGTATGGCCCAGGTCGTGGGAGAGGGCGATCACCTCCGCCAGGGTCTCATCCAGACCCAATTGCCTCGCCAGAGTCCGGGCGATCTGACTCACCTCCAAAGTGTGGGTCAGGCGGGTGCGGAAATAATCCCCCTCGTGATTGAGGAAGACCTGGGTCTTGTACTCCAGACGGCGAAAAGAACCGCAGTGCAATACCCGGTCCCGATCCCGGGAAAAAGGTTCACGAAAATCCTCTTCCAGCGGAAAAAAACGATCATAAGGCCCCATTATTTTTGCCCATCCTCGATTAATCAATTTAGCTATAATTGTGCACAATTGTAGCACTTTAGAGAGGGAGAAGGGATGCAGGTCAGTCTTTTGCACTACACACCGTTGGAGGTCTGTGCCCACGCCATTCGTACCTGTTGGCAGAGCTTCGACAAAAGCGACGAAGGCGGGGAGAAGGACCGGGCGCTGATCGACCGGGTGGGCAACAAATACAAACACGCCTCGACCCTGGAGCATCTGGTTTATACCTTTTATATCCAGGGAGTAAGCCGGGCCCTGCTCCAGGAGTTGGCCCGTCACCGTATGGCCAGCCTCAGCGTCAAAAGC is a window of Nitratifractor salsuginis DSM 16511 DNA encoding:
- a CDS encoding deoxyguanosinetriphosphate triphosphohydrolase: MGPYDRFFPLEEDFREPFSRDRDRVLHCGSFRRLEYKTQVFLNHEGDYFRTRLTHTLEVSQIARTLARQLGLDETLAEVIALSHDLGHTPFGHVGGDELDRLLKEDGHPNGFEHNFQSFRVLTTLEKRYKNFDGLNLTFATLEGVLKHSYPYDKPFYPDWIREAFALDRHPSLEAMIVDHADEIAYTSHDIDDGIKYGLIGFGDLEGLEIVDRVHRMVAREGVAWEDHLYRHRFVASLIRLLVEDFITASQKGVQRYRGERPLCAAIPAEEPLPVGFSAETGSELKRLKKRLFQRLYRHEKIVRNMYAGKQCVRALYRAYVEEPDLLPFSQRELFDRRNPRRVVADMIASMTDRYAMKSYHEIYGISL